The stretch of DNA TGGCGCCCCGGGGCTCGAAAGCGAGCCCGTCATCACCGATTATGTGGGACGCATGGCCAGCCGGCCGGCCTTTGCCCGCACCGTCGGGCAGACCTGACGCAGCGTTACTGGACGATCGCCCGTATGATCGCCAGCCCGGCAAACAGGGCGGCGATCGATAGCACCACCGAGCCCAGCACATAGACCGCCGCTATCGCCAGATCACCCCGCTCATAAAGCAGGGACGCATCCAACGCGAAGGCAGAGAAGGTTGTGAAGCCGCCGAGAACGCCCGTCATCAGGCAGAGGCGCAGCCATTGCGGCGCCTCTGTGTTGAACGCGAACAGGCCGGCAATCAGCCCCATGATGAAGCACCCGGCGATGTTGACGGCCATCGTCCCTGCGGGAAAGCCAGGACCGATCAGATGCAGCGCGGCCCGGTTAACCCCATGACGCGCGGCACTGCCTACGCCACCGCCGATGAACACCACAAGATAAGGCCAAAGCGATTGCATGAAGTAAATCTCGCGATCTCGTTTTCTGGGCTCAATCCGCCAAAGTTGGCGCGCACCCACATATTTCTGCTAATGAACATGGAAAAGCGTCGCAACCAACCCGGTGAGAGTTCCGTATCATGACGGCCGCCATGAAGATGCCCCTCGCAAGTGAAGTCGAGAAATTGCTGTCGAGCCTCGGTGTGACCACCAATCGCAGCGCCGAAGGCGGCCTCGAGGTCCGCACACCCATCACCGGTGAGGTGATTGCCAGCGTGCCCGAGGCCGATGCCGCGGAAGCGCGCGGCGCCATCGAGCAGGCCCGCACCGCCTTCCTCACCTGGCGGAATGTGCCGGCGCCCCAGCGCGGTGAGCTGATCCGGCTGTTCGGCGAGGAGCTTCGCGCCCACAAGAACGAGCTCGGCAAGCTGGTCTCGATCGAGGTGGGCAAGATCACCTCCGAGGGTCTTGGCGAAGTCCAGGAGATGATCGACATCTGCGATTTCGCTGTCGGCCTGTCGCGCCAGCTTTACGGGCTCACCATCGCGACGGAGCGGGGCGAGCACCGGATGATGGAGACATGGCATCCGCTTGGGGTGGTCGGGATCATCTCGGCGTTCAACTTCCCGGTCGCCGTCTGGTCATGGAATGCAGCGCTCG from Rhodoligotrophos sp. CJ14 encodes:
- the crcB gene encoding fluoride efflux transporter CrcB, which encodes MQSLWPYLVVFIGGGVGSAARHGVNRAALHLIGPGFPAGTMAVNIAGCFIMGLIAGLFAFNTEAPQWLRLCLMTGVLGGFTTFSAFALDASLLYERGDLAIAAVYVLGSVVLSIAALFAGLAIIRAIVQ